The proteins below are encoded in one region of Brachionichthys hirsutus isolate HB-005 chromosome 12, CSIRO-AGI_Bhir_v1, whole genome shotgun sequence:
- the mrpl30 gene encoding large ribosomal subunit protein uL30m produces MALSALSAKILPGATRFPTWFVFARSKFTKSRITPEYFAERSKEHEKYGGDPDQPHKLHIVTRVKSVMRRPYWEKDMVKRLGLQKANTPVIHKNTPTVNSQLKCVKHLIRIQPLRTPYGLPDEQDMGDTYINTKGELIVRRLLKPADPKAIES; encoded by the exons ATGGCATTGAGCGCTTTGTCCGCGAAG ATCCTACCGGGAGCAACTCGTTTTCCAACCTGGTTTGTGTTTGCACGAAGCAAATTTACCAAATCAAGAATCACGCCGGAG tattttgcTGAGAGATCAAAAGAACACGAGAAATACGGTGGTGATCCAGACCAACCTCATAAGCTGCATATAGTGACACGAGTCAAAAGTGTCATGCGAAGACCATACTGGGAAAAGGACATGGTGAAACGCCTTGGCCTTCAAAAG GCAAACACACCAGTGATTCACAAGAATACGCCGACAGTCAACAGCCAGCTGAAATGTGTCAAGCATCTTATAAG GATCCAGCCGCTACGGACGCCCTACGGACTCCCAGATGAGCAGGACATGGGAGACACGTACATCAACACCAAGGGAGAATTGATTGTTCGGCGCCTCCTCAAACCTGCAGATCCCAAAGCTATCGAATCTTAG
- the txndc9 gene encoding thioredoxin domain-containing protein 9 produces the protein MADQIDNLAEVLELSSKIIEENIDAQLNKLQELDEDDIERLREKRLEALKKAQKQKQEWLSKGHGEYREVPSEKDFFAEVKDSEKVVCHFYRNSTFRCKILDKHLALLAKKHVETKFLKLNVEKAPFLTERLRIKVIPTLALLLDGKTKDYVVGFTDLGNTDEFPTEMLEWRLGCAAVINYSGNLMEPPTMTQKSGTKFRHVEKKTIRGQGYVSDSDSD, from the exons ATGGCCGACCAGATCGACAACTTGGCGGAGGTTCTGGAACTGTCAAGCAAGATAATCGAGGAAAATATCGATGCTCAGTTGAACAAATTGCAAGAATTGGATGAGGATGATATCGAAAGGCTGAGGGAGAAGCGATTAGAGGCACTTAAGAAAGCTCAGAAACAAAAGCAG GAGTGGCTGTCTAAGGGGCACGGCGAGTACAGAGAGGTGCCGAGCGAGAAAGACTTCTTCGCCGAGGTGAAGGACAGTGAGAAAGTCGTCTGCCATTTCTACAGAAATTCCACCTTCAG GTGCAAGATCCTTGACAAACACTTGGCCCTCTTGGCGAAGAAGCATGTCGAGACCAAATTCCTCAAGCTGAATGTGGAAAAGGCCCCATTTCTGACAGAGAGGCTGCGAATTAAGGTCATCCCCACTCTGGCGCTGTTACTGGATGGAAAAACGAAGGACTACGTGGTTGGATTCACCGACCTGGGAAACACAGACGAGTTTCCCACAGAGATGCTGGAGTGGAGACTCGGCTGTGCAGCCGTTATTAACTACAG TGGTAATCTCATGGAACCTCCCACAATGACGCAAAAGTCAGGCACAAAGTTCAGACACGTGGAGAAGAAAACCATCAGAGGTCAAGGCTACGTCTCGGATTCAGACTCGGACTGA